CAACCATGAATGGTAATTCCCCACCAATCTTTGTTGCATATTGTTTGAGACAGAAATGCAAAAATCCCAACCACCAAAGAGCCCATACAGATTAGCTCCTacaaatatatacacaaaatcACTCTAGTAAGTTCAAAGCAATAATTATCTTATCCAgcaaaataacaaatatatgTATTACCCCTCTCACAATGTGTGAGCTGAAAGGCGTGTGAGATTCACACCCTGTAAGAAAAATGTGCATATATCCAATATGCAAGATACCTTTTCAGTTCATAGAGTTTAAAAAGAGACAGTAGTAACTGGAAGCGAAAAATATACTATACAAGAGTAACATGACCAATCAAAGAGTAAAATCATATTTATACCTTATAAGCAAGCCGTCCCAGATGATATTTTCGAAATCTAGCTTCTGGGTGTGGGAGATCTGATTTGTGCTTAAAGCCAATGGCTCGGTTCTTGCTCCTTCGAAACCGAAACTTTTTAAGAAATCCAATAAACTTGGGTCTCAAAGTTTTGCATTGTGGTTGCTTGGGATTAATGGGTGTTCCATATTCGGACTTCAGTCTAAGAATACATTTGCCAAGCTTTAGTAAAATGGAGCAGTGATGGAACTCCCAAGTGGGTATGATACTTGTTGCTTTGAGCTTGAAATGAAAACTTTTGGCCTTGGCATGAATGTAGATTTTCCATGATTTTTGCTTTTCTGCTTGCATTGTGCACAGATTTAtgggccaaaaaaaataaaataaaataaataaggcACACTGTTCAGCAGAATATGATAAATGTAGTTACGGCTTATGCGGACCCAAGATGAAGTAGCCGTTGAGTTCCGAAGGGATTGCCTCATTGACCagaattttgaaataaagaaatcgTCTTTTTTGAGATGTGAAGAGCTAGACTGTAACCATGCCACGCCACGCCACGTGTTCAAAATGTGCAGttaaaagtgggaaaaaaaaggtgcaaaatatgatttattatataCTAGTATCATGCCTGTGTGATGCAcggtttaataaaaaaatcacatgtgAATTAAATGTCTTagataaaaaatcatatataaattaaaaaatatattttgatgttaaatatagattataaaaaatgaaaacttattttaattagaattgaatgtaaaaaaatgGGGGTTTATTTATGAAATACTCTACTAATTAAGTAGTAAGAAACTTGAAACTCTAAATTAATTATCCTAATACATAATAAATATAGTGTGTTTGAATAAATTATATTGTACATCATTAGGTAACCACCACAACATGtgtgtatctctctctctctctctctctctctctctctctctctctctctctctctatatatatatatatatgagaattatttatcaaaagagAATAACTCATGATTTAGAAAGTAAGCCAACATATGAATCTACATTTCTTaaaagagtttaaaaatttGTCCTTCC
The DNA window shown above is from Quercus lobata isolate SW786 chromosome 7, ValleyOak3.0 Primary Assembly, whole genome shotgun sequence and carries:
- the LOC115953819 gene encoding uncharacterized protein LOC115953819, coding for MQAEKQKSWKIYIHAKAKSFHFKLKATSIIPTWEFHHCSILLKLGKCILRLKSEYGTPINPKQPQCKTLRPKFIGFLKKFRFRRSKNRAIGFKHKSDLPHPEARFRKYHLGRLAYKELICMGSLVVGIFAFLSQTICNKDWWGITIHGCVIMLYFVLLFKKYMTGKISNFCILLMGTSVVCSLAFDLDKYLKIGYIQMPWNYVVSSSLPGMFQGFIKLWGSR